The Spirochaetota bacterium genome contains the following window.
CCCTTCGCCTCCATGAAAATCCAGGAAAGGAAAGTGCGCCAGGAGCATATCATTCAGGCGGCTGAGCGCGTCTTTGCGAACAAGCCTTTCAACCAGGTGAGTATCAGGGACATCGCCCGTGAGGCCGGCATTTCCCACGCCGCGATATACCGATATTTTCCCGACCAGCAGACACTCTTCGTCGAGGCCTTTATCAGGGGCGGAGAGAAGATAATCAGCTTCTTCGGCGACCTCATAGACAATAACGAAAAGGTCAGCATTGAGGCAATAACCGACCAGTTCATCACCTATCTCATCGAAGACGACCAGTATTTCAGAATGATGACACACTTCATGCTCGACGGGTCCCTTAACGCGAAAT
Protein-coding sequences here:
- a CDS encoding TetR/AcrR family transcriptional regulator, coding for MKKKISAGTASPFASMKIQERKVRQEHIIQAAERVFANKPFNQVSIRDIAREAGISHAAIYRYFPDQQTLFVEAFIRGGEKIISFFGDLIDNNEKVSIEAITDQFITYLIEDDQYFRMMTHFMLDGSLNAKLLKRLNTTERLLLDQLEKLFAKLNVKGDKRMLSHAFFASMNGVLITFRNYPGRSKKDVALHMRKIGKIIASKFKD